The Primulina huaijiensis isolate GDHJ02 chromosome 9, ASM1229523v2, whole genome shotgun sequence genomic interval GttttgtaataaaatttatatctaaattttaattatcctAAATTAAATCGAACCATCTTAAACTTATATCAATacatatcattaaattaaattgatcaAAACTACAAGTGTACTGATCAACCTACGATGTTACAAGATTTCTTGAACAGACAAATCGAGCTGCTCAACTATTTCGATATGATAGAGTTTATTCATCAGCATAACTTGAACCAAGCCGTTTTAGCAGAACAAATCAACTTGAAGATCATTCTGTTAACATTCTATGAAGACAAACAGACTATCTTCAAGTTTATAATAAAATTGTCAGCAAGGACAAAAGATATGAGATTTATTAGTCATCACTTGCAGCTAGTGTCCGAGAAATTTGAATTGACCATTATTATATCCGACAACAAGATAAGGATACGTGACAATATCTGCACAATTATCGGCTACCCATTACATTTGTAAGTACCATGTATATTTATTAACGTTGAGACCAACATCTAAAAATAAGGAATGCAACAAGACTGAAGACCTCTCTTGGAACTGCTACTGTTTTATTAATCTTCATCAATCATTAAAATCACACAACCTTTCTCAAAAGATTCATCTTTAATTTGTTCTTGCACACGCACTAAGTTTTTCATCAGATCGATTAAATATCAATATTGTGCACTTCGTATTCTCACTTATCTTTTATACACGAGCGTTGTTGTATTGTGATAATCAATCATAAATGTCAAAAGTCTGTTTCTGAACAGATCAAGTTGAAGTAAAGAGTGTTAAGAATTTTAGCTCATTAGGGTTATTGAACCGAGCTGAAGTGAGTTTGCACAAGTTATTGTACCGATCAAATCTTCTAGTAAAATTCTTCTCGAAATAGAAAAAGGAGAGACATAGTAGCTTAGcattcgaacttccataaacaaattcttgAGATTGTTATATGTGTTGATAAGTCCACTCACATAAAGTGAGCTGttgcatttatatatattatactcACTATGTAATTTGAGTTGTTTCCGAACTTAGAAATTGATTTTAGTAGCTTAAATTACTAAGTCTGATTAGAATATTGACATGAACTGTTAGCACAGTTTAAATTTAACATTATTTGACATATTTTGTATAACAATTCATTGACACCCCTCTAAATTGTTATTTTCATGTTATCCTCAAGTTTTAAcacaaatatatcatttttaaatcgaAGTGTTTTGCTTACGTCAATTTTCATCGAGAGTGTTGTTATGACACTACAGACATCAACGTCAGGGTcgaaaaaaatgactaaaaataaattactagACTAATTCTAACAATAATTATAGATGCTAACTTATGATAAcaccacataaaaaaaattataataacttatacaaaaaattaaatattagactGCAGAAATTATTACATTATATTATTAACTCACACGAAAACGTGCTTCTAGCTAATCAGATAAAAATACCATGCATTATATGTATGTTTAGAAAAAAAGAGAACACAAATCAACTTCTCAAAGCATATCCAACTATCTCATATCTCAAAAACACAAGACTTGAACCTCTCCATTTTCTCCTTTTCTAGCCCCATCCACACATTAATTCCTATCCCGTTTTCATCAGATAAAAGAAGAACAAACTCATCATTCCCACTCACAATCGGACCACCATGTCGAGGCTTTCCAAATCCAAAATCAAGCTCTTTAAATGGCAGTTTCCACCAAGCTGACACATAGAAACTTCCATCACAAGTTGCTGGAATTCCTTTGTGAACTTCCAGCCAATCTATAGCTGATCTTATATACTTATCTGTCACTCTTTCCCTCCCTTTTTTCACGGTTTCTACCCCAAAAGATAAAGGTTTTTCGATCAAATCCCGAGCTTTTGCAGTTGCAAATGCTGTAATTACAGCGTTTCCTGCGAACGAATCCGGTAGAGGTGGTGTCGTTTCATTCCTTATGTCCACAGCAAAGAGAACTGTTGAATCTTGATCATGGTTTTTCTCATCAAATACTGCCTTTGTTCTTGCCCTCCAAATATGTGCGGCAATGGCTTCAAAGGTTGAGCACTTCAAAATGGCTTTTTGTTTCAATAGTTTCAGCGTTTCAAAACTGAAAGAGAAGAGTTTGTGTGCATACTTTTCGGAGAAAATCAGTGGAGAAGGTGATGTTCTTTTCTGTGAGGTGAAAGATGATGCGAGGGATGCTGTCTTAGCAAGTTCTACGTATTCTTTATGTGGATAATGAATTTGGGGTGGATTTCTTGCTCTGATGCAAGTTCTGTCATTTTTGATGGGTTGAGATTTTAGGCCTTCTCCTCTGCATACTGAAGCAAGATTATCAAGCATTTCACTTGCTGATTTCCCGTCGAGAATAGCATGGTTTGACATGAATCCTATTGAAAATCCACCACATTTAAATTTTGTAACCTGAAAAAACATCAG includes:
- the LOC140985375 gene encoding acyltransferase GLAUCE-like, whose amino-acid sequence is MVSHTLSLTLQDLRKEEQTLLFSPSNPTPVETMFLSNIDQALTFPVETVFFYEVPSNMTLSDTTDVADKVKKAVSEVLLRPYYFMAGRLNFNDDTKRMELICNNAGVIFVNAKSRFSIKDLGNLSYPNPTFSNLIHRPGLYKSLAETAVFTIQVTKFKCGGFSIGFMSNHAILDGKSASEMLDNLASVCRGEGLKSQPIKNDRTCIRARNPPQIHYPHKEYVELAKTASLASSFTSQKRTSPSPLIFSEKYAHKLFSFSFETLKLLKQKAILKCSTFEAIAAHIWRARTKAVFDEKNHDQDSTVLFAVDIRNETTPPLPDSFAGNAVITAFATAKARDLIEKPLSFGVETVKKGRERVTDKYIRSAIDWLEVHKGIPATCDGSFYVSAWWKLPFKELDFGFGKPRHGGPIVSGNDEFVLLLSDENGIGINVWMGLEKEKMERFKSCVFEI